Proteins co-encoded in one Balearica regulorum gibbericeps isolate bBalReg1 chromosome 16, bBalReg1.pri, whole genome shotgun sequence genomic window:
- the LOC104635996 gene encoding caltrin-like protein 2, translating to MKTVAALLLVGMLILWTELPTGSAWSCPHVHITCAMLNPPNKCFTDRDCPRYKKCCPTFCGRKCISHPSSPRLSYV from the exons ATGAAGACGGTGGCCGCTCTCCTCCTGGTGGGGATGCTCATCCTCTGGACAGAGCTGCCGACAG GCAGCGCCTGGTCCTGCCCACATGTACACATCACCTGTGCAATGCTCAACCCACCAAATAAGTGCTTCACCGACCGGGATTGTCCGCGGTACAAGAAGTGCTGCCCGACCTTCTGCGGGAGGAAATGTATTTCGCACCCATCTTCCCCCCGACTCTCCTACG tgtga